The following proteins come from a genomic window of Aequorivita marisscotiae:
- a CDS encoding sigma-54-dependent transcriptional regulator — protein MLQKENILIVDDDINILELIQRHLQSLDYHTYKAVSVKEAVAILRDTEIDLLITDLKMPEVDGFQLIQFASEHYPNMPKLVVTGYPSVQDALSAIKSGAVDYLVKPFTKEELKNSVLKSLSTRSQKKISTEKLDSKNYNEIIGESEAIKNVTQIIDRVKNNKATIFISGESGTGKELVARSIHYNGKFSREPFIAVNCGGIPENLLESELFGYVKGAFTGANDNREGFFQAADGGTIFLDEIGNAPLSVQSRLLRVLQEKEVMKVGERKTEKIDVRVIAATNSNLKEMIAKETFREDLFYRLTVVEINVPPLRERKEDIPLLADKFLFKYGNEYKDRYIAIDSDAKALLQRYDWPGNIRELENVIQRAVIMCDRTIGVNDLPETLKYQIDFPEDGLLPLKEMEKKYIEKVLAATENNQTKAAEILNIDRKTLRGKIKE, from the coding sequence ATGCTTCAAAAGGAAAACATATTAATAGTAGATGACGACATCAATATTTTAGAGTTAATTCAGCGGCATTTACAGTCGCTAGATTATCACACATATAAAGCAGTTTCGGTTAAAGAAGCCGTTGCCATCCTGCGCGATACCGAGATAGACCTGCTGATAACCGACCTAAAAATGCCCGAGGTGGACGGTTTTCAACTTATTCAATTTGCTTCAGAACATTATCCAAACATGCCCAAATTAGTGGTGACGGGCTATCCTTCGGTACAAGACGCGCTGTCCGCCATTAAATCCGGGGCAGTAGATTATTTAGTAAAACCATTTACAAAAGAAGAATTAAAGAACAGTGTTTTAAAATCGCTTTCTACAAGATCGCAGAAAAAAATTTCGACCGAAAAATTAGATTCTAAAAATTACAACGAAATTATTGGCGAAAGTGAGGCTATTAAAAATGTAACACAAATAATTGATCGGGTTAAAAACAACAAAGCCACCATTTTTATCAGTGGTGAAAGCGGCACCGGAAAAGAACTCGTAGCCAGATCCATACATTATAATGGCAAGTTTTCACGCGAACCGTTTATTGCGGTTAATTGCGGCGGAATTCCAGAAAATCTTTTAGAGTCAGAATTATTCGGGTATGTAAAAGGCGCCTTTACGGGCGCTAACGATAACCGCGAAGGTTTTTTTCAGGCCGCAGATGGAGGAACTATTTTTTTAGATGAAATAGGAAATGCGCCACTTTCTGTACAATCCAGGCTTTTGCGAGTTTTACAAGAAAAGGAAGTGATGAAGGTAGGAGAACGAAAAACGGAAAAAATTGATGTACGCGTAATTGCAGCAACAAACAGCAATTTAAAAGAAATGATTGCCAAGGAAACGTTTCGCGAAGATCTATTTTATCGGTTAACCGTTGTAGAAATAAATGTTCCCCCGCTTCGAGAAAGGAAAGAAGATATTCCGTTGTTGGCAGATAAATTTCTATTTAAATACGGCAACGAGTATAAAGACCGCTACATTGCTATAGATTCTGATGCCAAAGCCCTGCTGCAACGTTACGATTGGCCCGGCAACATTCGCGAATTAGAGAATGTAATACAACGGGCCGTAATTATGTGCGACCGTACCATAGGTGTAAACGATCTGCCCGAAACACTAAAATATCAAATAGATTTTCCCGAAGACGGTTTACTGCCTTTAAAAGAAATGGAGAAAAAATATATAGAAAAGGTACTTGCAGCAACAGAAAACAACCAAACCAAAGCTGCCGAAATCCTCAACATAGACCGAAAGACCCTCCGTGGAAAAATTAAAGAATAA
- a CDS encoding Glu/Leu/Phe/Val family dehydrogenase has product MIKTQTVEKPQPVKKGMLDNVLEQFNHAADKIELNPNVRKILSITNTEIIIHFPVRMDNGDVEVFTGYRVQHNNALGPYKGGLRYHPTVDIDAARALAMWMTWKTSLAGLPYGGAKGGIQIDPSKYSKGELERITRRFTYALGENIGPEHDIPAPDVNTNDQTMAWIADTYMSTKSTSERSKNQHVVTGKPVGSGGLEGRDRATGYGVFLTIKFWAEKNNESLKGKTFIVQGFGNVGYWAAHFLENEGAKLVGVQDAFGSLQNKEGIKVEDLFNYGKANKGSIVGFPEASELDSKNFFGLDCDICIPAALGNQITKHNARSLKATLVAEGANGPTDVEGEKILIERGITIIPDIMCNSGGVIGSYFEWLQNRNGELWQMDEILEKLEKKLRTTFKKVTAYSEENDVDMRTAAFSIAIERIEKAYILRGIFP; this is encoded by the coding sequence ATGATAAAAACACAAACCGTGGAAAAACCGCAACCTGTAAAAAAAGGAATGTTAGACAATGTGCTGGAGCAATTCAACCATGCCGCTGACAAAATAGAATTGAACCCAAACGTTCGTAAAATTCTTAGCATTACAAACACTGAAATAATTATTCACTTTCCAGTTCGAATGGACAATGGCGATGTAGAGGTTTTTACAGGGTATCGTGTGCAGCATAACAATGCCCTCGGACCCTATAAAGGCGGGCTTCGCTATCACCCTACGGTAGATATTGACGCTGCCCGTGCCTTGGCAATGTGGATGACCTGGAAAACATCCTTGGCAGGTTTGCCTTATGGAGGCGCCAAAGGAGGAATCCAAATAGATCCTTCTAAATATTCAAAAGGCGAATTGGAACGTATTACGCGTAGATTTACATATGCTTTAGGTGAAAATATTGGCCCTGAGCACGATATTCCCGCTCCCGATGTAAATACCAACGACCAAACCATGGCTTGGATCGCAGATACCTATATGAGCACCAAAAGCACAAGCGAACGTTCTAAAAACCAGCATGTTGTTACAGGAAAACCTGTAGGAAGTGGCGGTTTGGAAGGTCGTGACCGTGCTACCGGATACGGTGTATTTTTGACCATTAAATTTTGGGCCGAAAAAAATAACGAAAGTCTAAAAGGAAAAACTTTTATCGTACAAGGTTTTGGTAACGTAGGTTATTGGGCTGCACATTTCTTAGAAAATGAAGGCGCAAAACTCGTTGGAGTACAGGATGCTTTCGGAAGCCTTCAAAATAAGGAAGGTATAAAAGTTGAAGATCTTTTTAACTACGGAAAAGCAAACAAAGGCAGTATCGTAGGTTTCCCTGAAGCCTCAGAATTAGACAGTAAAAATTTCTTTGGTCTAGATTGCGACATCTGTATTCCTGCAGCATTGGGCAACCAAATTACAAAACACAACGCGCGTTCATTAAAAGCTACTTTAGTGGCCGAAGGTGCAAATGGCCCAACAGATGTTGAAGGCGAAAAAATACTGATTGAGCGCGGTATTACCATCATTCCAGACATTATGTGTAACTCTGGCGGTGTAATAGGAAGTTATTTTGAATGGCTCCAAAACCGTAATGGTGAGTTATGGCAGATGGATGAAATTTTAGAAAAATTGGAGAAAAAATTGCGCACCACCTTTAAAAAGGTTACCGCCTACTCCGAAGAAAACGACGTAGATATGCGTACGGCTGCATTTAGTATTGCCATAGAACGTATTGAAAAAGCATACATACTTAGAGGTATTTTCCCATAA
- a CDS encoding GreA/GreB family elongation factor: protein MKYGNLILEKKEFVFLKRLLNVTSYYKDENTKVSLKKLSGELTSAIIYDHDEMPEDVIRFNSRVTVQSGTWQTEFQLVIPTERDIAANKISILAPMGSAVMGYAQGDSVIWNFPNGTKELKITSVKQAERPIDIDVLS, encoded by the coding sequence ATGAAATATGGAAATTTAATATTAGAGAAGAAGGAGTTCGTCTTCTTAAAGCGTTTACTAAACGTTACGAGCTATTATAAAGACGAAAACACCAAGGTTTCTCTTAAAAAATTAAGCGGAGAGCTTACAAGTGCAATTATCTATGATCATGATGAAATGCCAGAAGATGTAATTCGCTTTAATAGTAGAGTTACCGTGCAATCCGGAACCTGGCAAACAGAATTTCAATTGGTTATACCCACTGAACGCGATATTGCAGCCAATAAAATTTCTATTTTGGCTCCCATGGGGTCTGCCGTTATGGGATATGCCCAAGGCGATTCAGTAATTTGGAATTTCCCAAATGGCACAAAAGAGCTTAAAATAACAAGTGTTAAGCAAGCCGAACGACCTATTGATATAGACGTGCTATCATAA
- a CDS encoding NAD(P) transhydrogenase subunit alpha — protein sequence MSEQPQPKTIGILKTPNDPRVCLLPKEVKRLTGELKLNILFESGLGSSLEIEDDAYVQAGASCQSRESIFKNSDTIVSISHTFSEVEMKGGCCFIGIFNPLFHDSKFAIYKEKNATVYSLDLLPRTTLAQSMDVLSSMASLAGYRAVIKASEIYNGVFPMFTTAAGTLTPAKILVLGAGVAGLQAIATARRLGAVVEAFDVRKSAGEEVRSLGATFIEVEGYTESSTAGGYAVEQSEEYQKKQKELIHNHILSANIVISTANIPGRKAPLLIETRSVEAMQPGSVIVDLAAEQGGNCELSKNKESIKHKGVTILGNSSLSAEIPAAASKLLSNNYFSFLKYKQKAESVENDPLLSASQILNKGEWTHPHFTKQLQTV from the coding sequence ATGAGCGAACAGCCGCAGCCCAAAACAATAGGAATCCTTAAAACCCCAAACGATCCGCGGGTTTGTTTGTTGCCCAAAGAAGTTAAACGACTTACCGGGGAGTTAAAGCTCAATATACTTTTTGAGTCAGGGCTCGGCAGTTCGCTAGAAATTGAAGACGACGCATACGTGCAGGCCGGTGCATCCTGCCAATCTCGCGAATCAATTTTTAAAAATTCGGATACCATTGTATCCATAAGTCATACTTTTAGCGAAGTGGAAATGAAGGGGGGTTGTTGCTTCATTGGTATTTTCAACCCCCTCTTTCATGATTCAAAATTCGCTATTTATAAAGAAAAAAACGCTACGGTTTATAGTTTAGATCTTCTGCCACGAACTACTTTAGCGCAATCTATGGACGTGCTCTCCTCCATGGCCTCATTGGCCGGTTACCGAGCCGTTATTAAAGCTTCAGAAATTTATAATGGTGTTTTTCCTATGTTTACAACAGCGGCAGGAACCCTTACACCTGCTAAAATTTTAGTGCTCGGCGCTGGAGTTGCAGGGTTGCAAGCCATTGCCACAGCGCGTCGTTTGGGTGCTGTAGTTGAAGCCTTTGACGTTCGTAAATCTGCTGGTGAAGAAGTTCGGAGCCTAGGCGCAACGTTTATTGAAGTAGAAGGTTATACCGAATCCTCAACCGCAGGTGGGTATGCCGTAGAGCAAAGCGAAGAATATCAAAAAAAGCAAAAGGAATTAATTCACAATCATATTCTGTCTGCCAATATTGTTATTAGTACGGCAAATATTCCTGGAAGAAAAGCGCCTTTACTTATTGAAACACGCTCGGTAGAAGCTATGCAGCCAGGTAGTGTAATTGTAGATTTAGCAGCCGAACAGGGCGGAAATTGCGAACTTTCAAAAAACAAAGAAAGTATAAAACACAAAGGCGTTACCATTCTCGGAAACTCAAGTCTTTCTGCCGAAATTCCTGCGGCAGCATCAAAATTGCTTTCAAATAACTATTTCTCGTTTCTGAAATACAAACAGAAAGCCGAGAGCGTAGAAAACGATCCGTTATTATCCGCTTCGCAAATACTAAACAAAGGCGAATGGACACACCCACATTTCACCAAACAACTACAAACAGTTTAA
- a CDS encoding NAD(P) transhydrogenase subunit alpha, which translates to MDTPTFHQTTTNSLSMDFINQHIQEIYFVIFCVFIGIEVIANVPAILHTPLMSGANAISGVILVGAIIVMLRVPADDYLNLTLGGIAVFLGTLNISGGFFVTGRMLKMFNPKK; encoded by the coding sequence ATGGACACACCCACATTTCACCAAACAACTACAAACAGTTTAAGTATGGATTTTATAAATCAACACATTCAAGAAATTTATTTTGTTATTTTCTGTGTCTTTATTGGTATAGAAGTTATTGCAAATGTTCCCGCCATCTTGCACACCCCTCTAATGAGTGGTGCAAACGCTATTAGTGGAGTTATTTTGGTAGGAGCTATTATTGTAATGCTCCGCGTGCCTGCAGACGATTACCTAAACCTGACCTTAGGTGGAATTGCAGTTTTTCTCGGCACCCTTAATATTTCAGGTGGATTTTTTGTTACTGGGCGAATGCTTAAAATGTTCAATCCAAAAAAATAA
- a CDS encoding NAD(P)(+) transhydrogenase (Re/Si-specific) subunit beta, whose protein sequence is MHAIIEIGYLIATLSFLGGLKFMSSPKNAKTGNAIAAMGMVLAVVLTFIAALTAVVPYTNLVIMCLAIAVGTVIGKRLSDKVEMTGMPQLVSLFNATGGGCAMLLGLVEANQMDVSTAILGNKILLIAGLITGAVALTGSIIAERKLAGKVKDRRTKAVIFSARILLGSMLLLPVLYFIGIIPIGFTAFMYILAAVAMVYGVLFVLPIGGADMPVVISLLNSITGIATAFAGFVYGNKVMIAGGIFVGAAGILLTLLMCKAMNRSLLKVLAGTFKKSTNGAVEEEQEIKEISISETAMSLSFAQKVAIIPGYGLAVAQAQHMCGQLQLLLEKRNTQVDYIIHPVAGRMPGHMNVLLAEANVAYSHLKEMDEGNENMAQYDTVLVIGANDVVNPAAENNPDSPVYGMPIIRAHESKQVIVMKRSMGKGYAGVQNDLFGLDNCSILFGDAKVSLQEILNQLKLI, encoded by the coding sequence ATGCACGCAATCATCGAAATAGGTTATTTAATTGCCACGCTTTCCTTTTTGGGGGGATTAAAATTTATGAGTTCTCCGAAAAATGCAAAAACGGGAAACGCCATAGCTGCAATGGGAATGGTACTTGCCGTGGTACTAACCTTTATTGCCGCGCTAACAGCTGTTGTTCCGTATACTAACTTGGTAATTATGTGTTTGGCAATTGCCGTGGGAACCGTAATTGGCAAAAGGCTTTCAGACAAAGTTGAAATGACCGGCATGCCGCAATTAGTGTCGTTGTTTAATGCTACAGGGGGTGGATGTGCGATGCTTTTAGGATTGGTAGAAGCCAATCAGATGGATGTTTCAACAGCCATTTTAGGAAATAAAATATTACTTATCGCAGGTTTAATTACTGGCGCAGTAGCGTTAACTGGAAGTATAATTGCAGAACGGAAATTAGCCGGCAAAGTAAAAGATAGACGCACTAAAGCCGTAATTTTTTCGGCGCGTATACTTTTAGGGTCAATGTTACTATTGCCCGTACTTTATTTTATTGGCATTATACCCATTGGCTTTACCGCTTTTATGTATATTTTGGCAGCCGTAGCAATGGTTTACGGTGTGCTTTTCGTACTGCCAATTGGCGGCGCAGATATGCCAGTTGTAATTTCACTTTTAAATAGTATTACAGGTATTGCCACTGCATTTGCAGGTTTTGTTTACGGAAATAAGGTAATGATAGCTGGTGGTATTTTTGTGGGTGCGGCCGGTATTTTGCTCACACTTTTAATGTGTAAAGCAATGAACCGTTCCTTGTTAAAAGTACTTGCCGGAACGTTTAAAAAGAGTACAAATGGCGCGGTGGAAGAAGAGCAAGAAATAAAAGAAATAAGTATTTCTGAAACAGCCATGTCTCTATCATTTGCCCAAAAAGTGGCAATAATTCCCGGATATGGGCTTGCTGTTGCCCAAGCACAACATATGTGTGGGCAATTACAACTGCTTTTAGAGAAACGCAATACGCAAGTAGATTATATTATCCATCCCGTTGCAGGCCGAATGCCTGGGCATATGAACGTGTTACTGGCTGAAGCCAATGTAGCCTACTCACACTTAAAGGAAATGGACGAAGGCAATGAAAATATGGCTCAATACGATACTGTTTTGGTAATAGGAGCCAATGATGTTGTTAATCCAGCTGCCGAAAATAATCCCGACAGCCCAGTGTACGGAATGCCTATTATTAGAGCCCACGAAAGCAAACAGGTAATTGTAATGAAACGCAGTATGGGCAAAGGGTATGCGGGTGTACAAAACGATCTTTTTGGCTTAGACAATTGTAGCATTCTTTTTGGCGATGCAAAGGTTTCTTTACAGGAAATTTTAAATCAGTTAAAGTTAATTTAA
- a CDS encoding YeiH family protein, producing MKNSQNDKSTIIKVVFIIVMVLCVLGYVSSPVALVGGFLFSYFLGHPFLALNSKAVNWLLKIAVVGLGFGMNLVETVNAGKEGFILTIFSIAATLILGYFIGKLLKMDRKGSHLISSGTAICGGSAIAAVAPVINASEKDISISLGVIFLLNSIALIVFPPLGHLLGLSQHEFGLWCAIAIHDTSSVVGAAYTFGEEALKVATTVKLARALWIIPLSILSVFLFKGKGKSVKIPYFIFLFILAIIMNSYLAIPEILTNGITSISKSLLVLTLFLIGAGLSVDKIKTAGFKPMILGVSLWVFISVAAIFAILAF from the coding sequence ATGAAAAATAGCCAGAACGATAAAAGTACAATCATAAAAGTAGTTTTTATAATTGTAATGGTACTCTGCGTTTTGGGATATGTAAGCAGTCCGGTAGCATTAGTAGGTGGATTTCTCTTTTCATATTTTTTGGGCCATCCATTTTTGGCGCTCAATAGCAAAGCAGTTAATTGGCTTTTAAAAATTGCCGTAGTTGGTCTCGGATTTGGAATGAATTTGGTTGAAACTGTTAATGCCGGAAAAGAAGGATTTATACTAACCATTTTCTCAATAGCGGCAACATTAATCTTAGGCTACTTTATAGGAAAACTATTAAAAATGGATAGAAAAGGGAGCCATCTTATTAGCTCTGGAACCGCCATTTGTGGTGGAAGTGCAATTGCGGCGGTTGCGCCCGTAATAAATGCTTCGGAAAAAGATATTTCTATTTCCCTTGGCGTTATTTTTCTATTAAACTCTATTGCGCTAATTGTTTTTCCGCCCTTGGGACATTTGCTTGGGCTTAGCCAGCACGAGTTCGGATTGTGGTGTGCTATTGCCATTCACGATACTAGCTCGGTTGTGGGTGCTGCATATACTTTTGGGGAAGAGGCCCTAAAAGTAGCTACTACCGTAAAGCTGGCAAGGGCGTTGTGGATTATTCCCCTGTCAATTCTTTCGGTATTTTTATTTAAGGGAAAAGGGAAAAGTGTAAAAATCCCTTACTTTATCTTCCTGTTTATTCTGGCTATTATTATGAACAGTTATTTGGCAATTCCCGAAATTTTAACCAACGGAATCACAAGTATTTCAAAGTCATTATTGGTGCTTACTCTTTTCTTAATAGGCGCCGGTCTTTCGGTAGATAAAATTAAAACTGCCGGTTTTAAACCAATGATACTTGGCGTGTCGTTGTGGGTTTTTATTTCTGTAGCCGCAATTTTTGCAATATTGGCCTTTTAA
- a CDS encoding LysR family transcriptional regulator gives MDFRLKVFKMVAEQLSFTKASKLLFISQPAVTKHINELEKQYGKPLFNRHGNSITLTADGEILLDYASKIIELYIKLEQELIDSQKELPKKISLAASTTIAQYILPSLLSKFKSVYPHTAISLINQNSERIEALVLQKKTDLGLSEGTTHNPTLHYEAFIKDEIVLATRIANTNLKSDDISLEELARLPIVIRESGSGTLNIIENALKEKGLRFQKMNIQIQLGSTESIKNYLQSSNAYAFLSIHSIAKELKNHSFKIVDVKALRIERTFQFVSLHGDYDKTAERLKNFFITHYNLME, from the coding sequence ATGGATTTTAGGCTGAAAGTATTTAAAATGGTGGCAGAGCAATTGAGTTTTACAAAAGCTTCAAAATTGCTATTTATATCGCAGCCCGCTGTTACAAAACATATTAATGAGCTTGAAAAACAATACGGTAAACCCCTGTTTAATCGTCATGGAAATTCAATAACACTTACTGCAGATGGTGAAATATTATTAGATTATGCTTCAAAAATAATTGAGCTGTACATCAAATTGGAGCAAGAACTTATAGATAGTCAAAAAGAACTTCCGAAAAAAATAAGCCTTGCAGCCAGCACTACTATTGCGCAATATATTTTACCTTCATTATTATCGAAATTTAAGTCGGTTTATCCGCATACGGCCATAAGCCTTATAAACCAAAATTCAGAAAGGATAGAAGCATTAGTGCTTCAAAAAAAGACCGACCTCGGTCTTTCCGAAGGAACCACCCATAATCCAACATTACATTACGAGGCTTTTATAAAAGATGAAATTGTGCTCGCCACCCGCATTGCGAATACAAATTTAAAAAGTGATGATATAAGCTTGGAGGAACTAGCTAGATTGCCCATAGTAATTCGCGAATCGGGTTCAGGCACTTTAAATATTATTGAAAATGCTTTAAAAGAAAAAGGGTTACGTTTTCAAAAAATGAACATCCAAATACAGCTGGGAAGTACAGAAAGCATAAAAAATTATCTACAATCGTCTAATGCGTATGCGTTTCTTTCCATACATTCCATAGCCAAAGAACTTAAAAACCACAGTTTTAAAATTGTTGACGTTAAAGCCTTGCGTATTGAGCGCACATTTCAGTTTGTTAGTCTTCACGGAGATTACGATAAAACTGCCGAACGTTTAAAAAATTTCTTTATCACCCATTATAACTTAATGGAATAG
- a CDS encoding mechanosensitive ion channel family protein → MIDFFETYKTELLYSVLILVGVVALTFITNIIHKAMVQRGLKRTEGTEPTAINLIKRILNSLWLVMGIMGLIFLFFTDAYEKLKHEFQVFVYLGIVAVITIVIASSVNIWFRKSIKRKILANEDPTAFKFLRYIAVFAVYTVGVLIALLAFPSLKGVAQTALGGAGVIALIAGVASQEALANLVGGVFIISFKPFKIGDIIKLSDDMVGTVVDITLRHTIIRNFENKMIVVPNAIINKEKLINYNLGDVKICERIEFQISYESNILLAKQIMKQVCEAHPLIIDNRSAVDILNGSDVVRTALVSINDSTITVRAWCWARNYDDAFNMRCDILESVKKRFEAEGIDLAYPHRTLVFKDENIFKNSAENN, encoded by the coding sequence ATGATAGATTTTTTTGAAACATACAAAACGGAACTGCTATACTCCGTTCTAATATTAGTAGGGGTTGTGGCGCTAACGTTTATTACAAATATTATTCATAAAGCAATGGTTCAACGAGGGTTGAAACGAACGGAAGGAACTGAGCCAACTGCAATAAATTTAATAAAACGAATATTAAATTCACTTTGGCTTGTCATGGGAATTATGGGCCTTATCTTTTTATTTTTTACAGATGCTTATGAAAAACTAAAACACGAATTCCAAGTGTTCGTGTATTTGGGAATAGTGGCGGTAATAACTATTGTTATTGCTTCTTCCGTAAACATTTGGTTCAGAAAAAGCATAAAGCGAAAAATACTCGCCAATGAAGATCCTACCGCTTTTAAATTTTTGCGTTATATAGCCGTTTTTGCTGTATATACGGTAGGTGTATTAATAGCGCTTCTCGCGTTCCCATCGTTAAAGGGTGTGGCGCAAACAGCACTTGGCGGCGCTGGAGTTATTGCTTTAATTGCTGGAGTGGCATCGCAGGAGGCCTTGGCTAACTTAGTGGGCGGGGTTTTTATAATTTCCTTTAAACCCTTCAAAATTGGCGACATTATAAAACTTTCTGACGATATGGTTGGCACTGTGGTAGATATTACCTTAAGACATACAATTATTCGCAATTTTGAAAATAAAATGATTGTTGTTCCCAATGCAATTATCAATAAAGAAAAACTAATTAATTATAATCTTGGCGATGTAAAAATTTGCGAGCGAATTGAGTTTCAAATTTCGTATGAAAGCAACATTCTATTGGCGAAGCAAATTATGAAACAAGTTTGTGAAGCACATCCGCTTATAATAGATAACCGTTCGGCTGTAGATATCTTAAATGGCAGTGATGTGGTGCGAACGGCGCTGGTATCTATCAATGATTCTACAATTACGGTGCGCGCTTGGTGTTGGGCACGAAATTATGACGATGCCTTTAACATGCGATGCGATATTTTAGAAAGTGTTAAAAAACGCTTTGAAGCCGAAGGAATAGATCTAGCATATCCGCATAGAACGCTTGTTTTTAAAGATGAAAATATTTTTAAAAATAGCGCAGAAAACAATTGA
- a CDS encoding DMT family transporter, with protein MGKIIDNKWFLLIIIAVTWGSSFILIKKSLLVFSPFQIGAFRVAISGILLALIGLPALRKMPSKTLFWIALTGFFGNFIPMYLFPIAQTRVSSALAGILDSLVPVFVLVFGFFLFGIKSKWLQILGALIGFVGAGILMYFSETTSEESKLGYALLVVLATACYAVAALIIKAKLQHIPSMKLSGAVFTIWMVPSLLILIFSGFFSDFQPNTETWEALGYLSILTILGTTIAIILYYKLIQNTSPVFASTVTYLLPLVAVVWGLLDGEKFSLWYVIGGLLILWGIYLIREKKKI; from the coding sequence ATGGGAAAAATTATAGATAATAAGTGGTTCTTACTTATTATTATTGCGGTTACTTGGGGCAGTTCTTTTATACTGATAAAAAAATCACTACTAGTTTTTTCACCCTTTCAGATTGGTGCTTTTCGAGTTGCCATTTCAGGAATTTTATTAGCGTTAATTGGGTTACCGGCACTTAGAAAAATGCCCTCTAAAACGTTGTTTTGGATTGCACTCACAGGTTTTTTTGGCAACTTTATCCCGATGTATCTTTTCCCAATAGCACAAACACGTGTAAGCAGTGCACTAGCGGGCATTTTAGATTCGCTGGTACCAGTTTTTGTATTGGTCTTCGGGTTTTTCTTATTTGGAATTAAAAGTAAATGGCTTCAAATTTTGGGGGCGCTAATTGGGTTTGTCGGCGCAGGTATATTAATGTATTTTTCCGAAACAACTTCCGAAGAATCAAAACTTGGATACGCGCTTTTAGTAGTATTGGCAACAGCTTGCTATGCCGTAGCAGCACTTATTATAAAAGCCAAATTACAGCATATTCCTTCAATGAAACTTTCGGGTGCCGTTTTTACAATTTGGATGGTTCCGTCGTTATTAATATTAATTTTTAGTGGCTTTTTTTCCGATTTTCAGCCAAATACTGAAACATGGGAAGCATTAGGTTATCTGAGTATTTTGACGATTTTGGGAACTACGATTGCAATAATTCTGTACTATAAATTAATTCAGAATACATCGCCTGTTTTTGCGAGTACAGTAACTTATTTATTGCCGTTGGTTGCAGTAGTTTGGGGATTATTAGACGGAGAAAAATTTAGTTTATGGTATGTAATCGGCGGATTACTTATCTTGTGGGGAATATATTTAATTCGTGAAAAGAAGAAAATATAA
- a CDS encoding DUF2141 domain-containing protein: MTYLLLYFYVFFIGTINETNTLTIHITNIENVEGTLEVAIFNSDERFLEEGQALKTISVKVKANAQTVVFKDLPSGNYAVSMYHDENSDGDFNRNFMGIPKEPYGFSNNFHPKFSAPKFEDCQFYLDADHTIEIALKG; this comes from the coding sequence GTGACGTATTTATTACTTTATTTTTATGTATTCTTTATTGGTACCATTAATGAAACCAACACTTTAACGATTCATATTACCAATATTGAAAACGTTGAAGGAACTTTAGAAGTAGCAATATTTAATTCTGATGAGCGATTTTTAGAAGAAGGTCAAGCGCTAAAAACTATTTCGGTTAAAGTAAAAGCAAATGCTCAGACTGTAGTATTTAAAGATTTGCCTTCAGGAAATTATGCTGTTTCTATGTACCATGACGAAAATTCAGACGGCGATTTTAATCGAAATTTCATGGGTATTCCTAAGGAGCCTTATGGATTTTCAAACAATTTTCATCCAAAGTTTTCGGCACCTAAATTTGAGGATTGCCAATTTTATTTAGATGCAGATCACACTATAGAAATAGCCTTAAAGGGATAA